One genomic segment of Parus major isolate Abel chromosome 10, Parus_major1.1, whole genome shotgun sequence includes these proteins:
- the ZFAND6 gene encoding AN1-type zinc finger protein 6 isoform X2, which yields MAQETNRSQVPMLCSTGCGFYGNPRTNGMCSVCYKEHLQRQNSNGRISPPAASVSSITESLPVQCTEGSAQEPQSTLDSTSTPSMQPSPVSSQSLLTESVASSQPDSTAVDKTVPETEGLQASVSENAEPTPEEQDKSLDKPKQKKNRCFMCRKKVGLTGFECRCGNVYCGMHRYSDVHSCSYNYKADAAEKIRKENPVVVGEKIQKI from the exons ATGGCTCAAGAAACTAACCGTAGCCAAGTGCCTATGCTTTGTTCCACTGGCTGCGGATTTTATGGGAATCCTCGCACAAATGGCATGTGTTCAGTGTGCTACAAAGAGCACCTTCAAAGGCAGAACAGTAATGGTAGAATTAGCCCTCCTG CGGCCTCTGTCAGTAGTATCACCGAGTCCTTACCGGTCCAGTGCACAGAGGGCAGTGCCCAGGAACCTCAGTCCACTTTAGATTCTACATCGACTCCATCTATGCAGCCAAG CCCTGTGTCAAGTCAGTCACTTCTAACAGAATCCGTAGCATCATCCCAACCGGATAGTACGGCTGTGGACAAAACAGTACCTGAGACAGAAGGGTTGCAAG CTTCAGTGTCAGAGAATGCAGAGCCTACACCTGAAGAACAGGACAAGTCGCTTgacaaaccaaaacagaaaaagaatcgTTGTTTCATGTGCAGGAAGAAGGTTGGACTGACTG GGTTTGAATGTCGGTGTGGGAACGTTTACTGTGGAATGCACCGTTACTCAGATGTACACAGTTGCTCTTACAATTACAAAGCTGATGCTGctgagaaaatcagaaaagagaaTCCTGTAGTTGTTGGGGAAAAGATCCAGAAGATCtga
- the ZFAND6 gene encoding AN1-type zinc finger protein 6 isoform X1: MFIEEGRMAQETNRSQVPMLCSTGCGFYGNPRTNGMCSVCYKEHLQRQNSNGRISPPAASVSSITESLPVQCTEGSAQEPQSTLDSTSTPSMQPSPVSSQSLLTESVASSQPDSTAVDKTVPETEGLQASVSENAEPTPEEQDKSLDKPKQKKNRCFMCRKKVGLTGFECRCGNVYCGMHRYSDVHSCSYNYKADAAEKIRKENPVVVGEKIQKI, encoded by the exons GTTTATAGAAGAAGGGAGAATGGCTCAAGAAACTAACCGTAGCCAAGTGCCTATGCTTTGTTCCACTGGCTGCGGATTTTATGGGAATCCTCGCACAAATGGCATGTGTTCAGTGTGCTACAAAGAGCACCTTCAAAGGCAGAACAGTAATGGTAGAATTAGCCCTCCTG CGGCCTCTGTCAGTAGTATCACCGAGTCCTTACCGGTCCAGTGCACAGAGGGCAGTGCCCAGGAACCTCAGTCCACTTTAGATTCTACATCGACTCCATCTATGCAGCCAAG CCCTGTGTCAAGTCAGTCACTTCTAACAGAATCCGTAGCATCATCCCAACCGGATAGTACGGCTGTGGACAAAACAGTACCTGAGACAGAAGGGTTGCAAG CTTCAGTGTCAGAGAATGCAGAGCCTACACCTGAAGAACAGGACAAGTCGCTTgacaaaccaaaacagaaaaagaatcgTTGTTTCATGTGCAGGAAGAAGGTTGGACTGACTG GGTTTGAATGTCGGTGTGGGAACGTTTACTGTGGAATGCACCGTTACTCAGATGTACACAGTTGCTCTTACAATTACAAAGCTGATGCTGctgagaaaatcagaaaagagaaTCCTGTAGTTGTTGGGGAAAAGATCCAGAAGATCtga